A window of Prolixibacter sp. SD074 contains these coding sequences:
- a CDS encoding AraC family transcriptional regulator: MKIYIKNMVCDRCKLAIKNQLNDLKLDPISVELGEVDFGQKELSTEQMKQIKTHIEPLGFELLDDKNSKLVEKIKTLIIELVHQNNEPIQIRLSEYIRAHLNYDYHYLSNLFSSIEGTTIEHYYIEQKIEKVKELLVYNELTLSEIAYRMGYSSVAHLSGQFKKITDLTPTHFKKLKDVRQRTPLDKL, translated from the coding sequence ATGAAAATTTATATCAAAAATATGGTTTGCGATCGTTGTAAGCTGGCCATTAAAAACCAGCTCAACGATCTGAAACTGGATCCCATTTCAGTAGAATTAGGCGAAGTCGATTTTGGTCAGAAGGAACTCTCTACCGAGCAAATGAAGCAGATAAAAACCCACATTGAACCACTGGGTTTCGAACTGCTGGACGACAAGAACAGCAAATTAGTAGAGAAAATCAAAACACTCATCATTGAATTGGTCCACCAAAACAATGAACCGATTCAGATCCGGTTATCCGAATATATCCGTGCACATCTCAATTACGATTACCATTACCTCAGTAATCTCTTTTCTTCCATCGAAGGAACAACCATTGAGCATTACTACATTGAACAAAAAATCGAAAAAGTGAAAGAGCTACTGGTATACAATGAACTCACACTAAGTGAGATAGCCTACAGAATGGGATATAGCAGCGTGGCACATCTAAGCGGACAATTCAAAAAAATCACCGACTTAACGCCCACCCATTTCAAAAAACTGAAAGACGTAAGGCAGCGCACCCCACTCGATAAACTGTAA